A window of Kryptolebias marmoratus isolate JLee-2015 unplaced genomic scaffold, ASM164957v2 Scaffold51, whole genome shotgun sequence genomic DNA:
CAATGACTGATGATGCTACATGCAGAGAGAGAACAATTTGATGACGGCatccctgaaaaagaaaaaggaaataaacattaaaaacaaatttatccacatttttatacaataacaaatattaaactGAAAGTCTAAAGATTTAGTGTTTGGACACAAAATCCAGAGTTTGTGGCTCGACAGCCTGACTCCCAAAAAGGGGCAGGGCTTTTGTAGACCGAAAAAGAGGCGGGGCttctaactttttttattatttttctttaaacgaTGTCACAATGAAGAGACTGACATGTGAACCTGAATCTATATGGACTATAACTTCGTAAGCCCAGAAAATTCCTGTTAGTAAAgttttctgtcctgctgctgaaGCGGACTTAATCaagtaaaaacagctaaagaccAGCTGAAAATGACCCAAACAGATGCTGCTGAAACCAGCTAAAAGACATCaaatctgcagctgaacaagtgttttaattaaaatgagatCTAGAGAACGTGGAGTTATTTTATCAGGTTCTGTGAATAACTGAAGCAGAACGCCTGTCAGGTGTGCTTACCTGGCGAACGGGACGTAGGAGAGGCTGTACCtgtgacacacaaacatcagGACTCAGTCAGGTGACACGAACCCACAAAGGTGAGTGTTTGGGTGTTTGTTACCAGGTAAAAGCCAAAAACTGGAGGATACAGAAGAGCAGAGCCAGGCCTTTGTTCTTccactgcagacacacaaaaatcaGTCAATGATCCACaacaggagcagcagaacctccagGAGTCCGTTTGTTTCTCACCCAGAAAGCAGCGCACAGCGTCAGAACCAGACACGTCTGAGAAACAGGAACAAGTCAGAACACAGAGTCCAACCCACCCAGAACCAAGGTGAACGGGTCTGTTCTCACCAGCATAATGATGGTCGCGATCGCTCGCTCTTTAGCACACATGTTCTTCAGCTGCCGGACCGGACCCATCAGGAACATGGTGCTGGAACCacgacacacacaaacacaacttcaACAACAACCTGACCCATCCAGAACCCAACGGGCCCCGGGGCATGATGGGGAATGGAGTTCTTTGTTTCTAAACCCACCAAAGAACTGAGGTTTGGTTTGGTTCCTACTGGGACTGACTGGTTCCTACTGGGACTGACTGGTTCCTACTGGGACTGACTGGTTCCTACTGGGACTGACTGGTTCCTACTGGGTCTGATTGGTTCCTATTGGGTCTGATTGGTTCCTACTGGGACTGACTGGTTCCTACTGGGTCTGATTGGTTCCTACTGGGTCTGATTGGTTCCTACTGGGTCTGATTGGTTCCTACTGAGACTGACTGGTTCCTATTGGGACTGACTGGTTCTGTTGGTACCTGCCCAGGGCGCAGATGTTTCCAAAGCTGTAGAGGACGGCGAACACAGGAAGTCCAAAACCTGGGATCCACAACAAGCAGGTTGCCTGGAAACAGAGACATGTGTGGACTGTTACCATGGATACAGAGAAAGGTTaggttaccatggcaacaggaCAATGAAAGGATGGACAAGCTATTGCTACGGATACAAACAAAACTACTGTGTCGTTAGAGACAGGAAGACTGACACactgttaccatggaaacacacagacaacagATGGGAaagttgatattttaaaaacacaatctgtaGTCTGatgtgtggttttattttgctgaatgaaaactttaaatgaagatgttttCTGATCATCTGATCACCTGCGTTTGTGACAACAGCAGAAAAGTCTCAGTTCTGACTGTCATCTTATAGTAGCAGCCTTTAACTCTCCTGGTTAACTTGTTAAAGTCAGACAGATTTAATAACCTCCCAGCACTAACTGttgataaaaacagcagaggaagagaagaagacaaAGCCTTCTACAGACGTGCAGAAAAGTgaagctgttgccatggaaactgaAAGGGCAGCATCATGACCTCACCAGGATGGAAAGGAAGGCACCCAGAATGAAGCAGATGATGAAACCCTTCATCCTGGTCCCCCAGGCCAGCGTCGACGCCTGATTGGCTCTCTGCAGACATGGgacttcatcatcatcatcatcacatttTATCACATTATGTCAACTTTACTGTCATACAGGAATTTATCTAAACAGTTATGGTTTCTTTTGTACTTCCAAAGACACCAAAAAcagcctttatttttaattaacctCAGAGAGAAGTGATACTTGCTGCTTTTTATGACATTATGTAAAACTATCATCAGTATAACAGTATATCAGTaaaacaatttgcaagcaatccagcttacatcacatctcagctttaaaagctcaactccacactctctatttctgaattcagaaagctcctcggatgagaagcgaaacgtcttcaactatagaatagaagtccagttgtttttgattttaaaccttttttgaatcagtattataatatttcaattttatcataattttttGTGACAGGTGAAATAAATCACTTAAGTCAGACTCTCGAGTTGGAAGAAAGTCAGACTTCTGTGAAAGCACACACAAAGATAACTTAACTTTAACATGGTtttcactaaaatatatttttagttaaatatgCCGAATTACTTATTAAAAACTCTTATTTGTAATGTAGTCAAAGACGCACAGAGAATTTACCCAACATTACAGTAAAACTGGACAGAAACCAAAAACTTGCGGATTTTGGAGGAAATTCTGCCGTATCTTCAAACTGCGTTTATTTATGAAGgttaatttattataaacattacatttgttactattattcaaaaatattaatCTCATATAAACGGTTCCTATCGTTCAGCTCACATATAATACAGTTCTGAGCCCAGGTttgtataataaaataatcttttagttgtttttatctgtttctcaTTAGttatgagctaacggctaacagctagctaacAACACCTCCAGAATGCCGCTCCCATCCGCGCTCCCGTCATCCTGGCCGCTCAAAACGCTCTTCA
This region includes:
- the LOC108229540 gene encoding vesicle transport protein SFT2B, which codes for MSVSGRNTEFMDKLKSVLSGQDDGSADGSGILERANQASTLAWGTRMKGFIICFILGAFLSILATCLLWIPGFGLPVFAVLYSFGNICALGSTMFLMGPVRQLKNMCAKERAIATIIMLTCLVLTLCAAFWWKNKGLALLFCILQFLAFTWYSLSYVPFARDAVIKLFSLCM